From a single Kitasatospora azatica KCTC 9699 genomic region:
- a CDS encoding NAD(P)H-quinone dehydrogenase yields the protein MVHVTRIVIIGGGPGGYEAALVAAQLGAEVTVVDRDGLGGAAVLTDCVPSKTLIATAEVMTGFDASYQELGITLACTATSADSAAGDRAISVDLGKVNRRVKRLAIAQSHDITQSVTRAGVTVLRGKGKLGSGGQAVDGSREVLVEALDGTVQSLRADAVLIATGVRPRELPDAQPDGERILNWKQVYDLEQLPAELIVVGSGVTGAEFAGAYQALGSKVTLVSSRDRVLPGEDPDAAEVLEDVFRRRGMNVMSRSRAESVKRVGDRVEATLSDGSVISGTHCLMAVGSIPNTAEMGLEEAGVKLNDWGQIKVDRVSRTSSPGVYAAGDCTGVFMLASVAAMQGRIAMYHALGDAVQPLNLKTIASNIFTDPEIATVGYTAADVDCGKMDAVAIKLPLRGNPRAKMQGIRDGFVKLFCRPGTGIVVGGVVVAPRASELIHSISLAVDNNLTVEQVAGAFTVYPSLSGSTAEAARQLHIRKRAESES from the coding sequence ATGGTGCACGTGACTCGGATCGTGATCATCGGTGGCGGACCCGGCGGATACGAGGCGGCCCTGGTGGCCGCCCAGCTCGGCGCGGAGGTGACCGTCGTCGACCGCGACGGACTGGGCGGAGCGGCGGTGCTCACCGACTGCGTGCCGTCCAAGACGCTGATCGCCACCGCCGAGGTGATGACCGGCTTCGACGCTTCCTACCAGGAGCTCGGGATCACCCTGGCCTGCACGGCGACATCAGCCGACTCCGCGGCGGGTGACCGCGCGATCAGCGTGGACCTGGGCAAGGTCAACCGCCGGGTGAAGCGGCTGGCGATCGCCCAGTCGCACGACATCACCCAGTCCGTCACCCGGGCCGGCGTCACCGTGCTGCGCGGCAAGGGCAAGCTGGGCTCCGGCGGCCAGGCGGTGGACGGCTCGCGCGAGGTGCTGGTCGAGGCCCTCGACGGCACCGTCCAGTCGCTGCGCGCCGACGCCGTGCTGATCGCCACCGGCGTGCGGCCGCGCGAGCTGCCGGACGCCCAGCCGGACGGCGAGCGGATCCTCAACTGGAAGCAGGTCTACGACCTCGAGCAGTTGCCCGCCGAGCTGATCGTGGTCGGCTCCGGTGTCACCGGCGCCGAGTTCGCCGGTGCCTACCAGGCGCTCGGCTCCAAGGTCACCCTGGTCTCCAGCCGTGACCGGGTGCTGCCGGGCGAGGACCCGGACGCCGCCGAGGTGCTGGAGGACGTCTTCCGCCGCCGCGGCATGAACGTGATGAGCCGCTCCCGGGCGGAGAGCGTCAAGCGGGTCGGCGACCGGGTCGAGGCCACGCTCAGTGACGGCTCGGTGATCAGCGGCACGCACTGCCTGATGGCGGTCGGCTCGATCCCCAACACCGCGGAGATGGGCCTGGAGGAGGCCGGAGTCAAGCTCAACGACTGGGGTCAGATCAAGGTCGACCGGGTCTCCCGCACCTCGTCACCGGGCGTCTACGCGGCCGGCGACTGCACCGGCGTCTTCATGCTCGCCTCGGTGGCCGCGATGCAGGGCCGGATCGCGATGTACCACGCACTGGGCGACGCGGTGCAGCCGCTCAACCTGAAGACCATCGCCTCCAACATCTTCACCGACCCGGAGATCGCCACCGTCGGTTACACCGCGGCGGACGTGGACTGCGGAAAGATGGACGCGGTCGCGATCAAACTGCCGCTGCGCGGCAACCCGCGGGCCAAGATGCAGGGCATCCGGGACGGCTTCGTGAAGCTCTTCTGCCGCCCCGGCACCGGCATCGTGGTCGGCGGTGTGGTGGTCGCGCCGCGCGCGAGCGAACTGATTCACTCGATCTCGCTCGCGGTGGACAACAACTTGACGGTCGAGCAGGTGGCGGGCGCGTTCACGGTGTACCCGTCGCTGTCCGGTTCGACCGCCGAGGCCGCCCGCCAGCTGCACATTCGCAAGCGGGCCGAGAGCGAATCCTGA